In a single window of the Littorina saxatilis isolate snail1 linkage group LG3, US_GU_Lsax_2.0, whole genome shotgun sequence genome:
- the LOC138961295 gene encoding oviduct-specific glycoprotein-like — protein MCPPPLTWLTHDHVSTATDLARLTHDHVSTTTDLARLTHDHVSTATDLARLTHDHVSTATDLARLTHDHVSTTTDLARLTHDHVSTATDLARLTHDHVSTTTDLARLTHDHVSTATDLARLTHDHVSTTTDLARLTHDHVSTAIDLARLTHDHVSTATDLARLTHDHVSTTTDLARLTHDHVSTATDLARLTHDHVSTTTDLARLTHDHVSTATDLARLTHDHVSTAIDLARLTHDHVSTATDLARLTHGIRASFHLHTYSQSTAGLHSVQSENLLPFF, from the exons ATGTGTCCACCGCCACTGACCTG GCTGACACACGATCATGTGTCCACCGCCACTGACCTGGCCAGGCTGACACACGATCATGTGTCCACCACCACTGACCTGGCCAGGCTGACACACGATCATGTGTCCACCGCCACTGACCTGGCCAGGCTGACACACGATCATGTGTCCACCGCCACTGACCTGGCCAGGCTGACACACGATCATGTGTCCACCACCACTGACCTGGCCAGGCTGACACACGATCATGTGTCCACCGCCACTGACCTGGCCAGGCTGACACACGATCATGTGTCCACCACCACTGACCTGGCCAGGCTGACACACGATCATGTGTCCACCGCCACTGACCTGGCCAGGCTGACACACGATCATGTGTCCACCACCACAGACCTGGCCAGGCTGACACACGATCATGTGTCCACCGCCATAGACCTGGCCAGGCTGACACACGATCATGTGTCCACCGCCACTGACCTGGCCAGGCTGACACACGATCATGTGTCCACCACCACTGACCTGGCCAGGCTGACACACGATCATGTGTCCACCGCCACTGACCTGGCCAGGCTGACACACGATCATGTGTCCACCACCACTGACCTGGCCAGGCTGACACACGATCATGTGTCCACCGCCACTGACCTGGCCAGGCTGACACACGATCATGTGTCCACCGCCATAGACCTGGCCAGGCTGACACACGATCATGTGTCCACCGCCACTGACCTGGCCAGGCTGACACacggaataagagcatcctttcacttgcACACATACTCACAATCAACAGCGGGGTTgcattctgtgcagagtgagaatCTTCTCCCCTTTTTCTGA